In Ignisphaera sp., one DNA window encodes the following:
- a CDS encoding phage integrase N-terminal SAM-like domain-containing protein has translation MSSLSSIEIDADIVAKITVAAKRLGVDSKSLVNSILSDWLKNNRKLVITTDEILYEYEKSLKGYSESTKKTKLKTIKSFLEWCETNGVEPDEEPLEKYLCTINSYYSKSYISHAKSALKDFVEWYRAELS, from the coding sequence ATGTCAAGTTTGAGTAGTATCGAAATAGATGCTGATATTGTTGCTAAAATTACTGTGGCTGCAAAAAGACTTGGTGTTGACTCAAAAAGTTTAGTAAACAGTATTCTTAGCGATTGGTTGAAAAATAACAGGAAATTGGTTATAACTACAGACGAAATTCTATATGAGTATGAAAAATCGCTTAAAGGATATTCAGAAAGCACGAAGAAAACAAAGCTAAAGACTATTAAAAGCTTCCTAGAATGGTGTGAAACAAATGGGGTAGAGCCTGACGAAGAACCGCTTGAGAAATATTTATGCACCATTAATTCATATTATAGCAAATCATATATATCACATGCAAAATCGGCTTTAAAGGATTTCGTAGAGTGGTATAGAGCAGAACTAAGCTAA
- a CDS encoding GNAT family N-acetyltransferase codes for MESSESEEDDLSSRCLDIIFRKAKPSESDDVFRIYNDSIEYLDKESKEWIESIIRKRSRRARIYVAIVDEKVVGFAIVYKKRNNAYIDALAVDTKYRGKGIGSCLLSYIEDILSREGVEKVYLTVKNHNNKALGIYIKNGYRISNVIFILEARSSDIDVHTENLDKISIKVDSVKKSSFPKIKLLDTALWSNFTWDVDEAIYRMSKEEAINIAVYNGKRFVGVAQISVEGNKITVERLAISYYKPSESLKILINAIKLHMDENSEVSIVIPVDSTKSSLLKTLISIGFRIIDSEYVLHKYLSIEEHQAPIPITL; via the coding sequence ATGGAGAGCTCTGAATCTGAAGAAGATGATTTATCTAGTAGATGTTTAGACATAATCTTCAGGAAAGCCAAACCTTCTGAATCTGACGACGTCTTTAGGATATATAATGATAGTATTGAGTATTTAGATAAAGAAAGTAAGGAATGGATAGAGAGTATAATAAGGAAAAGAAGTAGAAGAGCACGAATCTATGTAGCTATAGTTGATGAAAAAGTTGTTGGATTCGCCATAGTCTACAAAAAAAGAAATAATGCGTATATCGATGCTCTTGCCGTAGACACTAAGTACAGAGGTAAGGGGATAGGTAGCTGTCTATTGAGCTACATAGAGGATATCTTGTCTAGAGAAGGAGTTGAAAAGGTATATCTAACAGTTAAAAACCATAACAATAAAGCGCTAGGTATATACATCAAAAATGGGTACAGGATATCCAACGTAATCTTTATTCTTGAAGCTCGATCTAGCGATATAGATGTTCATACAGAAAACCTAGACAAGATATCAATTAAGGTGGATAGTGTTAAGAAAAGCTCTTTCCCTAAGATTAAACTCCTAGATACGGCGCTATGGAGCAACTTCACATGGGATGTAGATGAAGCCATCTATAGAATGAGTAAAGAAGAGGCAATAAATATAGCTGTATATAACGGTAAAAGATTTGTAGGTGTAGCTCAAATATCAGTAGAAGGCAACAAAATCACTGTTGAGAGACTAGCTATATCTTACTATAAACCATCAGAATCATTAAAGATACTCATAAATGCTATAAAGCTACATATGGACGAAAATTCTGAAGTATCCATAGTTATTCCTGTAGATTCTACAAAATCATCATTACTAAAAACACTCATATCTATAGGCTTTAGAATAATCGATAGCGAATATGTTCTGCACAAATATCTCTCAATAGAGGAACATCAAGCACCTATACCTATCACTCTTTAG
- a CDS encoding DUF790 family protein — protein MTYGRQNLKLIHKRNVCYPYYLGVDRDRDLIKDVIEFYEDNVGKRYGDIDWEELKIIVGDDKLYKALIKIMGHFYKPVNENLRNLDPKNLRARAFQLVNKLYGGFVPSNIRDEALEKIKSLLGIDSKECLDTILWIDEVDEAVLKKVREVSIEDVVKVFNLETLDTIFVNSYRMFIDIYRYEKSIGLIAKVVGRTSKLHGIVYNMRYSNDLLKITIEGPRALFKRSLSSYGSRITLLITNILPLLSRSSRWSIYTYIYRSRAPSKMIVMSNKFKPLIGSIDREYSLKEIFDSSVEESIYNVLRSLGIDIVREEEPIALGDLVYIPDFKISIDSRTFYVEIVGYWRKEYIEKKIYKLNEVSKINKNIIVIADEKLKPYLEKLRIPVIYYTLAYGRPMLNYRKILEIIGWSTSR, from the coding sequence ATGACCTACGGTAGACAAAACCTCAAACTTATACATAAACGTAATGTGTGTTATCCATACTATCTAGGTGTTGATAGAGATAGAGATTTAATTAAAGATGTAATAGAGTTTTATGAAGATAATGTAGGGAAAAGATATGGTGATATAGATTGGGAAGAGCTTAAGATTATTGTTGGTGACGATAAACTCTACAAAGCTCTAATAAAGATTATGGGACACTTCTATAAACCTGTAAATGAAAATCTACGGAACCTAGATCCAAAGAATTTAAGGGCTAGAGCTTTCCAGCTTGTTAATAAGCTTTATGGAGGTTTTGTACCATCAAATATCAGAGATGAGGCTCTTGAGAAAATAAAGAGTCTATTGGGGATTGATTCTAAAGAATGTCTAGACACAATTCTGTGGATTGATGAAGTAGATGAAGCAGTGCTTAAAAAGGTTAGAGAAGTATCTATAGAGGATGTAGTTAAAGTATTCAATCTAGAGACATTGGATACAATATTTGTCAACTCATATAGAATGTTTATCGACATCTATAGGTATGAGAAATCCATAGGTCTAATAGCTAAAGTTGTTGGAAGAACATCAAAACTCCATGGAATTGTATACAATATGAGGTACAGCAACGATTTACTAAAAATCACTATAGAAGGTCCTAGAGCATTGTTTAAGAGATCTCTATCATCATATGGTTCTAGAATAACTTTATTGATTACAAATATACTGCCTCTATTATCTAGATCGAGTAGATGGTCTATATACACATATATCTATAGATCGAGAGCCCCATCAAAAATGATAGTCATGTCCAACAAATTTAAACCATTGATAGGTTCAATAGATCGAGAATATTCTTTAAAGGAAATTTTTGATAGTTCTGTAGAGGAATCTATATATAATGTACTTCGTTCGCTAGGTATAGATATAGTTAGAGAAGAAGAACCAATAGCATTGGGAGATCTAGTGTATATACCCGACTTTAAAATATCTATAGATAGTAGAACGTTCTACGTAGAGATTGTTGGCTATTGGAGAAAAGAATACATTGAGAAAAAAATCTATAAATTAAACGAGGTTTCAAAAATAAACAAAAACATTATAGTTATTGCTGATGAAAAACTAAAGCCCTATCTCGAGAAACTAAGAATACCTGTAATATATTATACCCTTGCTTATGGTAGACCTATGCTAAATTACCGAAAAATTTTAGAAATAATTGGATGGAGTACCAGTAGATAA
- a CDS encoding M42 family metallopeptidase — protein sequence MSIPYDEIFSYLKILSEAVGPSGREHDIRRVVIDMVKDFADKIWIDSIGNVIAVKKGKPGDSKLMVAAHMDEIGMFVTHVEDSGFLRVQPVGGVSERALVFQRVIVKTKDGKMYRGVVGLKPPHAIKPEEIRQIPEIRELFVDVGASSRDEVKNMGIDIGDIVVLDRDVIKIGSNRITGKAFDDRLGVVVAIKAFQSMENSNVDVYLALTVQEEVGLKGARTAAFAIDPHVALAIDTTIANDIPGVSPNEWCTALGKGPAIKVADGRNASGIIVHKEIVDKLIEVANMLNIPYQLEILAGGTTDASAIQLNREGVPTGAVSIPTRYLHSSVEVADLNDIVNAVKLIKGFTETVSSDWIKRLRGLEVK from the coding sequence ATGTCTATACCTTATGATGAAATATTCAGCTATTTAAAGATTTTAAGTGAAGCCGTGGGACCCTCAGGACGCGAACACGATATAAGAAGAGTAGTTATTGATATGGTTAAAGATTTTGCAGACAAGATTTGGATAGACTCTATAGGTAACGTAATTGCTGTTAAAAAGGGTAAGCCGGGGGATTCGAAACTTATGGTAGCTGCGCACATGGATGAGATCGGAATGTTTGTAACACATGTAGAAGATAGTGGATTTCTGCGTGTTCAACCTGTAGGTGGTGTGTCAGAAAGGGCGCTAGTTTTCCAGAGGGTTATTGTTAAAACTAAGGATGGAAAAATGTACAGAGGCGTTGTAGGACTGAAGCCTCCTCATGCCATTAAACCGGAAGAAATTAGACAGATACCAGAGATTAGAGAGCTGTTCGTCGATGTTGGCGCATCTTCTAGAGATGAAGTAAAGAATATGGGTATCGATATAGGTGATATAGTAGTGCTTGATAGAGACGTTATTAAGATAGGTAGCAACCGTATAACGGGTAAAGCTTTTGATGATAGATTGGGTGTAGTTGTAGCAATTAAAGCCTTCCAGTCTATGGAGAACAGTAACGTTGATGTATATCTCGCACTAACGGTTCAAGAAGAAGTTGGTTTGAAGGGTGCCCGAACAGCCGCTTTTGCTATAGATCCCCATGTAGCTTTAGCTATAGATACAACAATTGCGAACGATATTCCTGGGGTTTCCCCAAATGAATGGTGTACTGCTCTAGGAAAAGGACCTGCTATAAAAGTTGCTGATGGTAGAAATGCCTCAGGTATAATAGTTCACAAAGAAATAGTAGATAAACTTATAGAGGTAGCAAATATGCTCAACATACCTTACCAATTGGAGATTCTAGCAGGAGGAACAACAGATGCATCTGCTATTCAGTTAAACAGAGAAGGAGTACCCACAGGAGCTGTATCGATACCTACAAGATATCTACATTCATCAGTTGAGGTAGCAGATCTAAACGATATAGTTAATGCAGTTAAACTGATTAAAGGATTTACTGAAACCGTATCAAGTGATTGGATAAAAAGACTAAGAGGGCTAGAGGTTAAGTAA
- a CDS encoding formylmethanofuran dehydrogenase subunit B, translating into MATRNCNEFTLITGRTRFQAISMESSGKFDKEYEKSVAVAYMNPTDIDGLKLNHIVRITSNDRSIILPVKEDPSLPNRVIFIPIGPWSNFLISSKSIIGMPNYKSVKVCVERVNRDEPLPRLEDLFADIGRPFITFTGRDLVQQHEICNNDVKLATCIFCGAVCSNIIVKVCGNTVLEVLDGCSISVSKFINRHRNRVLRPLIMTPNSFEFKEVPLPIAIDKAADILLNSKHPLIYGLSSTSNEAIEIAIEIAKILKGAIDSTASICHGPTLLGLDGATIKSFKLDMLSDIDTVIIWGANPAEAHPKLMYIIKRYVKSIAVVDVRESETMKMADIGLIIEPGKDLELIRAIRSMIKGYRGGMESVNIGTDIIERFIKTLLNSRKGVIFTGLGLSMGRAKFMNIVELVELVKELNNYGEWYLQPLRGHFNVTGTNILLKKFTGYPFAVDFYSDSPIMAPGVTTAIDLLKNREVDSVVVIASDPVAHMPNECVRILAELSLIVIDSRWSLTASLADVVIPTCLTGIECRGSIYRMDYEIIEVDKIVEPPESVLCDTDVLRMLLDRIKKGLSYD; encoded by the coding sequence ATGGCTACTAGAAACTGTAATGAATTCACGCTTATAACTGGAAGAACACGATTTCAGGCAATATCCATGGAAAGTAGCGGAAAATTTGATAAAGAATATGAGAAATCTGTTGCTGTAGCATATATGAATCCCACCGACATAGATGGGTTAAAGTTGAACCACATAGTTAGGATTACTTCAAACGATAGAAGTATTATACTTCCAGTTAAAGAAGATCCCTCTCTACCTAATAGAGTTATATTCATTCCTATAGGTCCATGGAGTAATTTCCTGATATCCTCTAAATCAATAATAGGTATGCCTAACTACAAATCTGTAAAGGTATGTGTAGAGAGGGTGAATCGTGACGAACCTTTACCACGTTTAGAGGATCTTTTTGCCGATATAGGTAGACCTTTTATTACATTCACTGGTAGAGACCTAGTGCAACAGCATGAGATCTGCAATAATGATGTTAAGTTAGCTACTTGTATTTTTTGTGGAGCTGTTTGTAGTAATATTATTGTAAAAGTGTGTGGTAATACTGTTCTTGAGGTTCTAGATGGATGCTCTATTTCGGTTTCAAAGTTTATTAATAGACATAGAAATAGAGTATTGAGACCCTTAATAATGACACCAAATAGTTTCGAATTCAAAGAAGTACCGTTACCTATAGCCATAGATAAAGCTGCAGATATTCTACTTAATTCAAAACACCCACTTATCTATGGACTCTCAAGTACTTCAAATGAAGCTATAGAGATAGCTATAGAGATAGCTAAGATTCTTAAGGGTGCTATAGATTCAACAGCATCAATATGCCACGGACCAACATTATTAGGTTTAGATGGAGCTACTATAAAGAGTTTCAAATTAGATATGTTAAGTGATATAGATACTGTCATTATATGGGGAGCTAATCCTGCTGAAGCTCACCCAAAACTCATGTATATCATTAAGAGGTATGTAAAGAGTATTGCTGTTGTAGATGTAAGAGAAAGCGAGACTATGAAGATGGCTGATATTGGATTGATTATAGAGCCTGGTAAAGATCTAGAGCTCATACGAGCCATAAGGTCTATGATCAAGGGATATAGAGGTGGGATGGAATCCGTGAACATAGGTACCGATATCATTGAAAGATTTATAAAAACTTTGCTTAACTCCAGAAAAGGAGTCATCTTTACTGGTTTAGGTCTATCTATGGGTAGAGCAAAATTCATGAACATAGTGGAGCTTGTAGAACTAGTTAAAGAGCTGAATAATTATGGTGAATGGTATCTACAGCCTTTACGAGGACACTTTAATGTAACAGGCACCAATATTCTCTTGAAGAAATTTACTGGATATCCATTTGCAGTTGATTTCTATAGCGATTCACCTATTATGGCACCTGGAGTAACTACAGCCATAGATTTGCTAAAGAATCGTGAAGTAGATTCCGTAGTTGTAATTGCCAGTGATCCTGTTGCTCATATGCCTAATGAATGTGTCAGAATTCTAGCTGAATTATCCCTCATAGTTATAGATAGTAGATGGTCTCTAACAGCATCGCTAGCCGACGTAGTTATACCTACATGTTTAACAGGTATAGAATGTAGGGGAAGTATATATAGAATGGATTACGAGATAATAGAGGTTGATAAAATTGTTGAACCTCCAGAATCTGTATTATGTGATACAGATGTACTTAGAATGCTTCTTGACCGCATAAAGAAAGGTTTGAGTTATGATTGA
- a CDS encoding formylmethanofuran dehydrogenase subunit C, translated as MIEVVFRLLQKPRAPIDISSISPSIIAGYTINEVGSIAIRYGNRVLKAKDLFEIDCYNHIPGDPKLIKIIFTGMGTEKLWFVGKDMEEGIIEVHGNVGPFAGYEMKGGCLIVRGCARECLGVSMENGIIEVHGEAGSFVGAKPFFSNSTGMRGGRIVIRGNAQHYVGFCMRGGYVEIFGDVGDFLGTKMSGGTIVVHGSSGAYPGLEMINGLIIICKGVEDMDTGFEALEIQDYIQKPYSHSFRAFVGDRLANGFGLILLLNGCK; from the coding sequence ATGATTGAAGTGGTTTTTAGGCTTCTCCAAAAACCTAGAGCACCAATAGACATAAGTAGTATTTCTCCCTCAATTATCGCTGGATATACAATAAATGAAGTGGGATCTATAGCTATAAGATACGGTAATAGGGTTTTGAAAGCCAAAGATCTTTTCGAAATAGATTGCTATAACCATATTCCAGGGGATCCAAAATTAATAAAAATCATCTTTACGGGCATGGGTACAGAAAAACTATGGTTTGTAGGTAAGGATATGGAAGAAGGAATTATAGAAGTACATGGCAATGTAGGACCTTTTGCGGGATATGAAATGAAGGGAGGATGCCTGATAGTAAGAGGATGTGCTAGAGAATGTTTGGGTGTATCTATGGAGAATGGAATTATAGAAGTACATGGTGAGGCAGGTAGTTTTGTAGGTGCTAAACCATTCTTTAGCAACTCTACTGGTATGAGGGGAGGAAGAATTGTTATTCGTGGCAATGCTCAACATTATGTAGGCTTCTGTATGCGAGGAGGATATGTGGAGATTTTTGGAGATGTTGGAGACTTCTTAGGAACTAAAATGAGCGGAGGCACTATAGTTGTTCACGGATCTAGTGGTGCATATCCAGGTTTAGAGATGATTAATGGTCTTATAATTATATGTAAAGGTGTTGAGGATATGGATACAGGGTTTGAAGCTCTAGAAATTCAAGATTATATCCAAAAACCATACAGTCATAGTTTTAGAGCATTTGTTGGAGATAGACTAGCTAATGGATTTGGTTTAATACTTTTATTGAATGGATGTAAGTGA
- the pheA gene encoding prephenate dehydratase has protein sequence MSNGKVYEKELMRIDTEIVELILKRIEVLKQFDYNRLKYVLTSRRKDTVESLAEKYGISRDMLLHIFSYIDGIAIESIKPLTVGFLGPRGSFTEEATLKMFNDQGALLTAYPSIYDIFRAVENREVEYGVVPLENSLEGSVGETLDMLAQSSVKICGETEVRISHNFIVKPGTRLEDIKIVLSHPMALAQCRNFIYTKLKNVKIETRSSTAEAVKECVERENVAAIGSELAARIYGGEILVRGIEDHKENYTRFIAIGNKPLDKGVDVKTSVIFTLRDVPGALYKALEPFAIRGINLTKIESRPIKNRPWEYMFFMDFNGSIEDSKIRDALEEFIARTTSVKILGSYKKIP, from the coding sequence ATGAGCAACGGAAAAGTCTATGAAAAGGAGTTAATGCGTATCGACACAGAAATTGTAGAGCTCATACTAAAACGTATAGAGGTTCTTAAGCAGTTTGATTATAACCGTTTGAAATATGTACTCACTTCCAGAAGAAAGGATACAGTGGAATCACTTGCAGAAAAGTATGGTATCTCACGTGATATGCTTCTGCATATATTTAGCTATATAGATGGAATAGCAATAGAATCAATAAAGCCTTTAACTGTGGGTTTTCTAGGCCCTAGAGGAAGCTTTACTGAAGAAGCAACTCTTAAAATGTTTAATGATCAAGGAGCCTTACTCACAGCTTATCCATCTATATACGATATATTTAGAGCTGTAGAAAATAGAGAAGTGGAATACGGTGTTGTACCTCTAGAGAATTCTCTTGAAGGAAGTGTTGGAGAGACTCTCGATATGCTTGCACAATCATCGGTTAAAATATGTGGAGAAACTGAGGTGAGAATAAGCCACAATTTTATAGTTAAACCTGGAACCAGACTAGAGGATATAAAGATAGTTTTAAGCCATCCTATGGCCTTAGCTCAGTGCAGGAACTTTATTTACACAAAGCTTAAGAATGTAAAGATAGAGACCAGATCGAGTACAGCTGAAGCTGTTAAAGAGTGTGTTGAAAGAGAGAATGTAGCTGCTATAGGTTCAGAACTAGCAGCCCGGATTTATGGTGGCGAGATCCTGGTTAGAGGGATAGAGGATCATAAAGAAAACTACACGAGATTTATTGCCATAGGCAATAAACCACTTGATAAAGGTGTTGATGTGAAAACCTCAGTAATATTTACTTTAAGAGATGTTCCTGGAGCACTCTACAAAGCTTTAGAGCCCTTCGCTATAAGAGGTATAAATCTAACGAAGATAGAATCTAGACCGATAAAGAATAGACCATGGGAATACATGTTCTTTATGGACTTTAATGGATCAATCGAAGATAGCAAGATTAGAGACGCATTAGAGGAGTTCATTGCTAGAACTACATCAGTTAAGATCTTAGGATCATATAAAAAGATACCGTAG
- a CDS encoding aldolase/citrate lyase family protein, producing the protein MSNILLNKISKGKTVFGTWITIAYPEIVEALSLLPFDWFVFDMEHAPLDVRDVEFLLMAIKRNHIVPIVRVPWNDFVIVKRVLDIGSKGVLFPQIGSKEEAELAIRSVKYPPEGVRGVGPRRCIMYGLEDVREYFRKANSEIIVIVQIETLNAINNLEQVVSLEGIHGVFVGPYDLSAQLGIFGEFSSTKYIETIKRIAETAKRYNKIAGIHTFSVEDALEKIDMGFNFIAISSDIGFTIGGAKRFLKELNIL; encoded by the coding sequence ATGAGCAATATATTGTTAAATAAGATATCGAAAGGAAAAACAGTTTTTGGTACATGGATCACCATAGCTTATCCGGAAATTGTTGAAGCCCTTTCATTACTACCTTTTGATTGGTTTGTCTTTGATATGGAGCATGCACCTCTAGATGTTAGAGATGTCGAGTTTCTTTTAATGGCCATAAAGAGAAACCATATTGTTCCTATAGTGAGAGTTCCGTGGAACGATTTCGTTATAGTTAAACGAGTTCTAGACATAGGCTCTAAAGGTGTTCTCTTTCCGCAAATAGGTTCTAAAGAAGAAGCAGAACTAGCTATAAGATCTGTTAAATATCCTCCTGAAGGTGTTAGAGGGGTAGGTCCCAGAAGATGTATTATGTATGGACTTGAGGATGTTAGGGAGTACTTTAGAAAGGCTAATAGCGAAATAATCGTTATAGTACAGATAGAAACGCTTAATGCCATAAACAATCTTGAGCAGGTAGTTTCACTAGAAGGCATTCACGGTGTTTTCGTTGGACCATATGATCTCTCTGCACAACTAGGAATATTTGGTGAATTCTCCAGCACTAAATATATAGAGACTATAAAGAGAATAGCTGAAACAGCTAAGCGATACAATAAGATAGCAGGTATACATACGTTTAGCGTAGAAGATGCTCTAGAGAAAATAGATATGGGTTTTAACTTCATAGCTATATCAAGCGACATAGGGTTCACTATAGGAGGAGCAAAGAGGTTTCTCAAAGAACTCAATATACTGTAA
- a CDS encoding DEAD/DEAH box helicase, with translation MLLFRIKNHDSPSILEIDMLNAIADKIHESVIPLYRLNPIKVAKYGIERALKLLEDLNVYVPEDVQRVIREIARDNIDVYIDFDELGLILYAHDTSFIDTLKAKNLVYYDEEKGLWRSLPKDLNIVLDVAYMKGYRCRTSFTIDYSLGIELKLKVALRDYQEEAYRKWRENNCRGIVALPVAAGKTHIALKAVEDLKMKTLVLVPTIDLLHQWRDNIAKFLGIPRDIIAIYGGGSRDIGDITVMTYDSASINLHKYFNIFGLIVLDECHHSVSQSYRNALTMSTAPCRLGLTATPFRSDGLHRYYEHIIGPIVYFIEKDVLQSRGYLASHREEKIYVELSREELEMYKKYIKMYLDFCKKKLPNVRDPKKRFQRVLRMVGRDPEAREALRAKHRARRIALSTDKKIRVVEELLSKYRDEKILVFSRYTDIVRKISRLFLIPRILHDTPEDERKKYLDMFRRGEIRILATAMALDEGVDVPDASVAIVVSGTGSYREYIQRLGRILRPKDREAVLIEIITKRTDEPSLAKRRRKFEIFNEDEAR, from the coding sequence GTGCTGCTGTTTAGAATCAAAAATCATGATTCACCATCGATACTTGAAATAGATATGCTTAATGCTATTGCTGATAAGATTCACGAAAGTGTTATACCTCTATATAGATTAAATCCTATTAAAGTTGCTAAATACGGTATAGAAAGAGCTCTTAAGCTTCTAGAAGATCTTAATGTATATGTTCCTGAAGATGTTCAGAGAGTTATTAGAGAAATAGCTAGAGACAATATCGATGTATACATAGATTTTGATGAACTTGGATTAATATTGTATGCACATGACACCAGTTTTATCGATACGCTTAAGGCAAAGAACCTAGTGTATTACGATGAAGAAAAAGGATTATGGCGAAGTTTGCCCAAGGATCTGAATATAGTTCTAGACGTAGCATATATGAAGGGGTACAGATGTAGAACATCGTTCACCATAGACTACAGTCTAGGCATAGAACTCAAACTAAAGGTGGCTCTAAGAGATTATCAAGAAGAAGCATATAGAAAATGGCGAGAAAATAATTGCAGAGGTATTGTAGCCCTACCTGTTGCTGCAGGCAAGACACATATTGCTTTAAAAGCTGTTGAAGATCTTAAAATGAAGACGCTCGTACTTGTTCCAACGATAGATCTACTCCATCAATGGAGAGATAATATTGCTAAGTTTTTGGGGATACCTAGAGATATTATAGCCATCTATGGTGGAGGTAGTAGAGATATAGGAGATATAACTGTTATGACTTACGATTCAGCTTCAATAAATCTCCATAAATACTTCAACATATTTGGACTTATTGTTCTCGATGAATGTCATCATTCAGTTTCTCAATCATATAGAAACGCACTCACTATGAGTACAGCACCATGTAGATTAGGATTAACAGCTACGCCTTTCAGATCTGATGGGCTTCACAGATATTATGAACATATCATAGGGCCTATAGTCTACTTCATAGAGAAGGATGTTCTACAATCTAGAGGATATTTGGCTAGTCATCGAGAGGAGAAAATTTATGTAGAATTATCTAGAGAAGAATTAGAAATGTATAAGAAATATATAAAGATGTATCTGGATTTCTGTAAAAAGAAGTTACCTAACGTCAGGGATCCTAAAAAGAGGTTCCAGAGGGTTCTTAGAATGGTTGGTAGGGATCCTGAGGCTAGAGAAGCTTTAAGAGCCAAACATAGGGCTAGGAGAATAGCTCTATCAACAGATAAAAAGATCAGAGTTGTTGAAGAGCTTCTTAGTAAATATAGAGATGAAAAGATACTGGTATTCTCTAGATACACAGATATAGTCAGAAAGATATCGAGACTATTTCTTATACCCAGAATACTTCATGATACTCCTGAAGACGAGAGAAAAAAGTATCTGGATATGTTTAGACGTGGAGAGATAAGGATACTAGCAACCGCCATGGCTCTAGACGAAGGTGTTGACGTGCCTGATGCATCTGTGGCTATAGTTGTGAGTGGTACAGGTTCTTATAGAGAGTATATTCAGCGACTTGGAAGAATACTTAGACCTAAAGATAGAGAAGCTGTACTTATCGAGATAATAACTAAGAGGACAGATGAACCATCACTAGCGAAAAGAAGAAGAAAATTCGAGATATTTAATGAAGATGAAGCTAGATGA